Proteins encoded in a region of the Synechococcus sp. BIOS-U3-1 genome:
- a CDS encoding photosystem II high light acclimation radical SAM protein, whose protein sequence is MQGLLQPTELLAQPKLPGERVLLVRLPCNPIFPIGPIYLADHLHKCFPGVPQRILDLAALPVLDVHRVLRITIDQFRPTLLVFSWRDIQIYAPVDGRGGNPLQNSFEVFYARNPLKRLHGALGGLRLMTSHYGELSRNQALVRRGLRQARRHRPEARAVLGGGAVSVFYEQLGRSLPKGTIVSVGEGEPLLEKLLLGHSLDGERCFVVGDPPRRGLIHEQPESRPKTACDYDYIASIWPQLDWYLEGGDFYVGVQTKRGCPHNCCYCVYTAVEGKQVRLNPVEAVVSEMRQLYDRGVRGFWFTDAQFIPAKRYIEDAKELLRAIKAEGLKDIRWAAYIRADNLDPELAQLMVETGMSYFEIGITSGSQELVRKMRMGYNLRTVLESCRMLADAGFRDHVSVNYSFNVIDERPETIRQTVAYHRELERIFGADLVEPAIFFIGLQPHTHLEQYGFEKGLIKPGYNPMSMMPWTARKLLWNPEPMGSTFGRICLEAFDLDPSDFGRTVMSLLERDYGVAPLQEALRAPLQGRAALAKAVS, encoded by the coding sequence ATGCAAGGCCTTTTGCAACCGACTGAGCTTTTGGCTCAGCCCAAGCTTCCCGGAGAGAGGGTGCTGCTGGTCAGGTTGCCTTGCAATCCGATTTTTCCGATTGGCCCGATCTACTTGGCCGATCATCTCCATAAATGCTTTCCAGGAGTTCCGCAGCGCATTCTTGATTTGGCCGCGCTCCCAGTCCTTGATGTGCACCGGGTGCTGCGGATCACCATTGACCAGTTCCGCCCGACTCTTCTGGTGTTTTCCTGGAGGGACATTCAGATTTATGCACCTGTTGACGGACGCGGTGGAAACCCGTTGCAGAACTCGTTTGAAGTTTTTTATGCCCGAAATCCCCTGAAACGGCTGCATGGTGCCCTGGGTGGGCTCCGCCTGATGACCAGTCACTACGGAGAACTCTCCCGCAATCAGGCTCTGGTGCGCAGAGGGCTTCGTCAAGCCAGGCGTCATCGGCCTGAAGCGAGAGCCGTGCTTGGCGGCGGAGCTGTCAGCGTTTTTTATGAACAGCTCGGTCGCTCACTGCCCAAGGGAACAATTGTGTCCGTCGGCGAGGGTGAACCTCTCCTGGAAAAACTACTTCTTGGTCACTCACTGGATGGAGAGCGCTGTTTTGTTGTTGGTGACCCCCCTCGGCGGGGGTTGATTCATGAGCAACCGGAAAGTCGACCGAAAACGGCTTGCGACTACGACTACATCGCCTCGATCTGGCCTCAACTCGACTGGTACCTCGAGGGCGGTGATTTTTACGTGGGAGTTCAGACCAAACGTGGTTGTCCCCACAACTGTTGTTATTGCGTTTACACAGCTGTAGAGGGCAAGCAGGTGCGCTTGAACCCCGTTGAAGCAGTGGTCTCAGAGATGCGTCAGCTCTACGACAGGGGGGTTCGAGGCTTCTGGTTCACCGATGCTCAGTTCATTCCAGCGAAGCGCTACATCGAGGACGCCAAAGAGCTATTAAGAGCCATCAAAGCTGAGGGACTGAAAGACATCCGCTGGGCTGCCTATATCCGAGCCGACAATTTGGACCCCGAACTAGCTCAGTTGATGGTGGAGACCGGGATGAGCTATTTCGAGATCGGCATTACGTCAGGGTCCCAGGAGTTAGTGCGCAAAATGCGCATGGGCTACAACCTGCGCACAGTGCTGGAAAGCTGCAGGATGCTGGCGGACGCAGGTTTCCGAGACCATGTCTCGGTGAACTACTCGTTCAACGTGATCGACGAGCGTCCGGAGACGATTCGCCAAACCGTTGCTTATCACCGAGAGCTGGAGCGAATCTTCGGCGCAGATCTTGTTGAGCCCGCGATTTTCTTCATCGGGCTGCAGCCTCACACCCACCTTGAGCAGTACGGCTTCGAAAAGGGCTTGATCAAACCCGGTTACAACCCCATGAGCATGATGCCCTGGACGGCGCGCAAGCTGCTCTGGAATCCCGAGCCCATGGGAAGCACTTTCGGCCGTATCTGTTTGGAGGCCTTTGATCTAGATCCCTCCGATTTTGGCAGAACTGTGATGTCGTTACTTGAGAGGGATTATGGCGTGGCTCCTTTGCAGGAAGCACTCCGAGCACCACTTCAAGGTCGCGCCGCTTTGGCCAAGGCCGTGAGCTGA
- a CDS encoding CPBP family intramembrane glutamic endopeptidase, with product MAQPAAYLMPEASPPRLSLIGTVITFVLFIVVLPSWVRQRWNSRQPWLTLGVRSRRGEASTGSCLIQGLLRSAGLLALISLPLLLGSWGRWLGELTTGDVVNGLLLCFGLGLAEELLFRGWLWGELNALTGSRTAVIGQAVIFSLVHTRFDQGFLPMLGLLTGLLLLGLCLAVQRRLDAGCLWGCVGLHGGLVGGWFALRSGLLQVSPSAPEWLIGPGGAHANPLGGMVGIIALSVLLWRQLTALAKAARP from the coding sequence ATGGCGCAACCCGCCGCCTACTTAATGCCTGAGGCCTCACCTCCTCGGCTATCACTGATCGGCACTGTCATCACATTCGTGCTGTTCATCGTGGTGTTGCCCAGCTGGGTGCGCCAACGCTGGAACAGTCGTCAGCCGTGGCTGACCCTCGGAGTTCGCAGCCGACGCGGCGAGGCATCAACCGGATCCTGCTTAATCCAAGGCCTGCTGCGATCTGCTGGCCTGCTGGCATTGATCTCTCTGCCCTTGTTGCTGGGGTCCTGGGGGCGCTGGCTCGGAGAACTCACCACAGGTGATGTCGTCAATGGCTTACTGCTCTGCTTCGGACTGGGATTGGCAGAAGAATTGCTCTTCCGGGGCTGGCTGTGGGGAGAGCTCAACGCACTTACAGGGTCTCGCACAGCCGTCATCGGTCAGGCCGTCATTTTCAGCCTCGTGCACACCCGATTTGATCAGGGTTTTCTGCCCATGCTCGGTCTGCTTACAGGCTTATTACTGCTTGGTCTCTGTCTTGCCGTGCAGAGGCGCTTAGACGCTGGTTGCCTTTGGGGCTGCGTCGGGCTGCATGGCGGACTGGTCGGAGGCTGGTTCGCTCTGCGATCCGGTTTACTGCAGGTATCACCTAGTGCACCGGAATGGCTCATTGGCCCCGGTGGGGCTCACGCCAACCCTTTAGGCGGGATGGTAGGAATCATTGCTCTGAGCGTTCTGCTCTGGCGTCAGCTCACGGCCTTGGCCAAAGCGGCGCGACCTTGA
- the clpS gene encoding ATP-dependent Clp protease adapter ClpS — MVMAVDTPSRSPGGAAVLDKAPEQVRKRSPRYKVLLHNDPVNSMDYVVTTLRQVVPQLSEQDCMAVMLEAHNTGVGLVIVCDLEPAEFYCETLKGKGLTSTIEPEE, encoded by the coding sequence ATGGTCATGGCGGTGGATACCCCAAGCCGCAGTCCAGGTGGAGCAGCCGTCCTGGACAAGGCACCGGAGCAGGTCCGAAAGCGCTCTCCCCGGTACAAAGTGCTGCTTCACAACGACCCGGTGAATTCGATGGACTACGTGGTCACCACCTTGCGTCAGGTGGTGCCGCAACTCAGTGAGCAGGACTGCATGGCCGTGATGCTCGAAGCACACAACACAGGCGTGGGTCTTGTGATCGTTTGCGACCTGGAGCCGGCCGAGTTCTACTGCGAAACCCTTAAGGGGAAAGGGCTCACCAGCACAATCGAGCCGGAGGAGTAA
- a CDS encoding LL-diaminopimelate aminotransferase — translation MVQVNGNYLKLKAGYLFPEIGRRVKAFADANPDAALIRLGIGDVTEPLPQACREAMKTAIDEMGTAEGFHGYGPEQGYGWLREAIAKQDFQARGCDISPEEIFVSDGSKCDSSNILDILGVGNKIAVTDPVYPVYVDSNVMAGRTGDAGEEGRYAGLTYLPISADNSFTAEIPSEPVDLIYLCFPNNPTGAVATKQQLKAWVDYARANGSLILFDAAYEAFIQDPSLPHSIFEIEGARDCAIEFRSFSKNAGFTGTRCALTVVPKGLRGKTSDGEAIELWGLWNRRQSTKFNGVSYIIQRGAEAVYSDAGQREVKGLVAFYMENAAIIRRELSSAGLTVYGGEHAPYVWIKTPDGMDSWGFFDHLLNQANVVGTPGSGFGAAGEGYFRLSAFNSRDNVDTAMARIKAL, via the coding sequence GTGGTTCAGGTCAACGGCAATTACCTCAAACTCAAAGCGGGCTATCTATTCCCTGAAATCGGACGCCGGGTGAAGGCCTTTGCTGACGCCAATCCCGATGCAGCGCTGATTCGCCTGGGCATTGGCGACGTGACTGAACCACTCCCTCAGGCCTGTCGCGAAGCAATGAAAACAGCCATTGATGAAATGGGAACCGCAGAAGGCTTTCACGGCTATGGGCCTGAACAGGGCTATGGCTGGCTGCGGGAGGCAATCGCCAAACAAGACTTCCAGGCACGCGGGTGTGACATCAGCCCAGAGGAGATCTTCGTTTCCGATGGCTCCAAGTGCGACAGCAGCAACATCCTGGACATCCTCGGGGTGGGGAACAAGATCGCCGTCACCGACCCTGTCTACCCCGTATACGTTGACAGCAACGTGATGGCAGGTCGCACTGGTGATGCCGGTGAGGAAGGTCGCTATGCCGGCCTGACCTATCTGCCCATCAGTGCAGACAACAGCTTCACTGCCGAGATCCCCAGCGAGCCAGTGGATCTCATTTACCTGTGCTTTCCCAACAACCCCACAGGTGCCGTGGCAACGAAGCAGCAGCTCAAAGCCTGGGTGGACTATGCGCGCGCCAATGGCTCTCTGATCCTGTTCGACGCCGCCTACGAGGCCTTCATCCAGGACCCGAGCCTCCCCCACTCGATCTTCGAGATCGAGGGAGCCCGTGACTGCGCCATTGAATTCCGCTCATTCTCCAAAAACGCCGGCTTCACCGGCACACGCTGCGCACTCACCGTTGTTCCCAAGGGGCTCAGAGGCAAAACCTCCGATGGTGAAGCAATTGAACTCTGGGGCCTCTGGAACCGCAGACAGAGCACCAAGTTCAACGGTGTGAGCTACATCATTCAGCGTGGAGCGGAAGCCGTTTATTCCGATGCCGGCCAAAGAGAAGTGAAGGGCTTAGTGGCCTTTTACATGGAGAACGCGGCGATCATCCGTCGCGAACTCAGCTCAGCTGGCCTCACCGTCTACGGCGGGGAGCACGCTCCCTACGTGTGGATCAAGACTCCGGATGGCATGGACTCCTGGGGCTTCTTTGACCATCTGCTCAATCAAGCGAATGTGGTTGGAACCCCAGGAAGCGGCTTCGGCGCAGCCGGAGAGGGTTACTTCCGCCTCTCGGCGTTTAACAGTCGAGACAATGTCGACACCGCCATGGCGCGGATCAAGGCCCTCTGA
- a CDS encoding TIGR03960 family B12-binding radical SAM protein, with amino-acid sequence MGQELGVQPRDWHAARVRWALTYPELYEVGSSNLGHIILYSILNALPGQVCDRSYLPEADLAERLKQREQALFGVESRWPLNAFDILGFSLSYELGATNILEMLALCRVPIRAADRGDLPLSDPQAPPLIFAGGPTATSNPEPYAAFFDFIALGDGEELLPEIGLVLAEGKQAGLTRSALLLDLALVPGVYVPSLYALGPNGVSLEPLKPELPKRVLRRVATPMPHYAMGLVPHVETVHDRLTVEIRRGCTRGCRFCQPGMLTRPARDVEPEAVIEAVETGMRQTGYSDFSLLSLSCSDYLALPAVGVELRNRLADRNVTLQLPSQRVDRFDQNIAHILGGARKAGLTFAPEAGTQRLRDIVNKGLTDDDLLQGIRTAMQNGYRKVKLYFMIGLPGETDADVIGIAETCRMLQECCRDLGRLSLNTTISNFTPKPHTPFQWHSVSTTELLRRQQLLRDAGRRLRGVRFNFTDVRLSAMEDFVGRGDRRLAPVIEAAWHAGAGMDAWFEALDRTYNAWTSAITQAGLEGRYRQMELGGWSAVSSLDRDDLEAFCQQPLPWDHIDSGIDKGWLAQDLQNALASSVVPDCSFEACSSCGVCGPDLGHNVVVVPPVVPVARPQQAPPSDRACRIRFRFSKTGAMALLSHLDLVRLLERALRRSELPVSFTGGFHPLPRLQLALALPLGVEGEGEWMDLEFVETVDALMVKQRWQQTLPPGLHLITAEEVAVSSPSLAQQLQASRWRFVLSGSELLSQSESATWSQAISTLLAQKELIWEDTDKKGRPRRRDLRELLQDLRLLEQLEPCSGEIGSRAELELRAAVDSQGRSLKPAQLQFWLSQHLGLDLSLSRVRRVELTLLQC; translated from the coding sequence ATGGGACAGGAGCTCGGCGTGCAGCCGAGGGACTGGCATGCCGCCAGGGTTCGCTGGGCTCTCACCTATCCCGAGCTTTATGAGGTGGGCTCCAGCAATCTGGGCCACATCATCCTCTATTCGATTCTCAATGCCCTGCCTGGGCAGGTGTGTGATCGCTCCTATCTCCCTGAAGCGGATCTTGCCGAACGGCTCAAGCAGCGTGAACAGGCGCTGTTTGGTGTTGAGAGCCGCTGGCCCTTAAACGCTTTCGACATCCTTGGCTTCAGCCTGAGTTATGAACTTGGAGCCACCAACATTTTGGAGATGTTGGCTCTCTGCAGGGTGCCGATCCGTGCGGCAGACCGCGGCGACCTGCCGCTGAGCGACCCGCAGGCCCCCCCGCTGATCTTTGCGGGAGGGCCAACAGCCACAAGCAATCCAGAGCCCTATGCCGCCTTTTTCGATTTCATCGCTCTTGGTGATGGTGAGGAGCTGTTGCCGGAGATCGGGCTGGTGCTGGCAGAAGGCAAGCAGGCAGGTCTAACTCGCTCGGCTCTGCTGCTTGACCTGGCTTTGGTGCCCGGGGTTTATGTGCCGTCTCTCTATGCCCTGGGGCCGAATGGAGTGAGCCTTGAACCGCTCAAGCCAGAACTACCTAAACGTGTGCTTCGACGGGTGGCTACGCCGATGCCCCATTACGCGATGGGTCTGGTTCCTCACGTGGAAACAGTCCATGACCGGTTGACAGTCGAAATCCGACGGGGCTGCACGCGTGGCTGTCGTTTCTGCCAGCCGGGGATGCTCACGCGTCCGGCGAGAGATGTGGAGCCCGAAGCGGTGATCGAGGCCGTTGAGACGGGGATGCGTCAGACCGGGTACAGCGATTTCTCATTGCTTTCGCTTAGCTGTAGTGATTACCTTGCGCTCCCCGCTGTGGGAGTGGAGCTGCGCAATCGGCTTGCGGATCGCAATGTCACGCTTCAGCTCCCCAGCCAACGGGTCGATCGTTTCGACCAGAACATCGCCCACATCCTTGGAGGTGCACGTAAGGCCGGGCTCACCTTTGCTCCGGAAGCCGGCACTCAGCGCCTGCGGGACATCGTCAACAAGGGTCTCACCGACGATGACCTTCTGCAGGGCATCCGTACGGCAATGCAGAACGGATACCGCAAGGTCAAGCTCTATTTCATGATTGGGCTACCGGGAGAGACCGATGCCGATGTGATCGGCATCGCCGAAACCTGCCGAATGCTTCAGGAGTGTTGCCGCGATCTGGGCCGCCTCAGCCTTAACACCACCATCAGCAACTTCACACCGAAGCCCCACACACCCTTTCAGTGGCACAGCGTTTCTACAACCGAGTTGCTCCGCCGTCAGCAACTCCTACGTGATGCTGGTCGACGCCTTCGAGGAGTGCGCTTCAACTTCACGGATGTGCGCCTTTCGGCGATGGAGGATTTTGTAGGTCGAGGAGACCGGCGGTTGGCGCCTGTGATTGAAGCGGCCTGGCATGCAGGTGCGGGAATGGATGCCTGGTTCGAGGCCCTGGATCGCACCTACAACGCCTGGACCAGTGCCATTACCCAGGCCGGACTTGAGGGGCGTTATCGGCAGATGGAGCTTGGTGGTTGGAGTGCAGTGTCGTCGCTGGATCGTGATGACCTTGAGGCGTTCTGCCAGCAACCCCTGCCCTGGGATCACATCGACAGCGGGATCGACAAGGGTTGGCTCGCTCAGGATCTGCAGAATGCGCTTGCCTCGAGCGTTGTGCCCGACTGTTCTTTTGAGGCGTGTAGCAGCTGCGGTGTCTGTGGTCCTGATCTGGGGCACAACGTTGTGGTGGTGCCACCTGTAGTCCCAGTGGCCAGACCTCAGCAGGCCCCACCGAGTGACCGTGCTTGTCGCATTCGCTTTCGCTTCAGCAAAACCGGAGCGATGGCGCTACTTAGTCATCTTGATCTGGTGCGTCTTCTCGAGCGGGCATTGCGTCGATCCGAGCTGCCCGTGAGTTTCACAGGTGGTTTTCATCCATTGCCTCGGCTTCAGCTTGCACTTGCGCTCCCGTTGGGAGTGGAAGGGGAAGGCGAATGGATGGACCTGGAATTCGTGGAGACAGTGGATGCGCTGATGGTGAAGCAACGCTGGCAGCAGACGTTGCCACCGGGATTGCATCTGATCACGGCTGAGGAGGTGGCTGTGTCATCTCCGAGCCTTGCTCAGCAGTTGCAAGCCAGCCGCTGGCGTTTTGTTCTCAGTGGCTCTGAGCTGCTGTCGCAGAGTGAATCTGCCACCTGGTCGCAAGCGATCTCGACTCTGCTTGCGCAGAAAGAGCTGATCTGGGAGGACACCGATAAGAAGGGTCGTCCGCGTCGTCGTGATCTTCGTGAACTGCTCCAGGATCTGCGCCTTTTGGAGCAGCTTGAGCCCTGTTCCGGTGAGATTGGCTCCAGGGCGGAGCTGGAGCTGCGCGCTGCCGTTGATTCTCAGGGTCGCAGCCTCAAACCTGCCCAGTTGCAGTTCTGGCTCTCGCAACATCTGGGGTTGGACTTGTCACTCTCCCGTGTTCGACGGGTAGAGCTGACTCTGTTGCAGTGCTAA
- a CDS encoding Rne/Rng family ribonuclease, protein MPQQIVIAEQLRIAAVLSDDRVDELIVAQGRYQIGDVYFGTVENVLPGIDAAFVNIGESEKNGFIHVSDLGPLRLKKGAAGITELLEPRQKVLVQVMKEPTGTKGPRLTGNLALPGRYLVLQPSGQGVNISRRISAEGERNRLRALGVLVKPPGAGLLVRTEAEGVSEDQLIDDLESLLRQWEAIQKAAETASPPVLLNRDEDFIHRILRDHTGPDLARVVLDDAAAVDRVTTFLGQEGAHVSVEAHTESDELLEHFKVNAAIRDALKPRVDLPSGGYVIIEPTEALTVIDVNSGSFTRSANARETVLWTNCEAAVEIGRQLKLRNIGGVIVVDFIDMDSRRDQLQLLEHFMTAMRDDMARPQIAQLTELGLVEMTRKRQGQNIYELFGRVSPGYEAVLPGKDLPQPQAAATGLVRTTTSARAEVPAPTDSGGGRRRRGGRGRVNGSIENKVDPIVETMVAGESTSDATEPAGANRRQDPELVAVPMDDDQEMVFGWLGLNPVLLLDPPPDNDNLLVRVVRPGEDADSVLEDARQQLAASSGRRRRRGSRGGRGGARNGSPTPAPSPVSGPEMAEEAPLLVEITPLEVIPVNDVPTASRTVAISESPVPEPVAAAVVEPEKPPEEARLGRRRRRSSATAE, encoded by the coding sequence ATGCCCCAGCAAATCGTCATCGCCGAGCAGCTGCGCATCGCGGCGGTTCTGTCCGATGACCGTGTTGATGAGCTGATCGTGGCGCAAGGCCGCTATCAGATCGGTGACGTCTACTTCGGAACGGTGGAGAACGTGCTCCCCGGAATTGACGCCGCCTTCGTGAACATCGGTGAGAGTGAGAAAAACGGTTTCATCCATGTGAGTGACCTGGGCCCGCTGCGCCTTAAAAAAGGTGCAGCAGGAATCACAGAGCTGCTTGAACCGCGCCAGAAGGTGCTTGTTCAGGTAATGAAAGAGCCCACCGGCACGAAGGGCCCTCGCCTCACCGGCAATCTGGCTCTGCCAGGCCGTTATCTGGTGTTGCAGCCCAGTGGCCAGGGAGTGAACATCTCCCGTCGCATCAGCGCCGAAGGGGAGCGAAATCGCCTCCGAGCTCTCGGGGTGCTGGTGAAACCGCCGGGTGCAGGTCTGCTCGTCCGCACGGAAGCGGAGGGAGTCAGTGAAGACCAGCTCATTGATGACCTCGAGTCCTTGCTGCGTCAGTGGGAAGCGATTCAGAAAGCAGCTGAAACCGCTTCGCCGCCTGTTCTGCTCAACCGGGATGAGGATTTCATCCATCGGATTCTGAGAGACCACACGGGCCCTGATCTGGCTCGCGTGGTGCTCGATGATGCAGCCGCAGTTGACCGAGTGACCACCTTCCTGGGCCAGGAAGGTGCCCACGTATCAGTGGAGGCACATACCGAATCCGACGAACTGCTTGAGCACTTCAAGGTGAATGCCGCGATCCGTGATGCTTTGAAGCCGAGGGTGGACCTTCCCTCCGGCGGTTACGTGATCATCGAGCCCACTGAGGCTCTCACCGTGATCGACGTGAACTCGGGTTCTTTCACCCGTTCTGCCAATGCTCGTGAAACGGTTCTCTGGACCAACTGCGAAGCAGCTGTCGAGATTGGACGTCAGTTGAAGCTCCGCAACATCGGGGGCGTGATTGTCGTCGACTTCATCGATATGGATTCCCGTCGTGATCAGCTGCAGCTGCTGGAGCATTTCATGACGGCGATGCGCGATGACATGGCACGCCCTCAGATCGCACAACTCACTGAGCTTGGCTTGGTTGAGATGACGCGTAAGCGTCAGGGCCAGAACATTTACGAGCTGTTCGGTCGAGTTTCCCCTGGTTATGAGGCAGTGCTGCCTGGCAAGGATCTTCCTCAGCCTCAAGCTGCCGCCACAGGCCTAGTGAGAACTACGACATCGGCTCGTGCAGAAGTCCCTGCTCCTACTGACTCAGGAGGAGGCCGTCGTCGTCGTGGTGGCCGCGGCCGTGTGAATGGATCCATCGAGAACAAGGTGGATCCGATCGTTGAAACCATGGTTGCCGGTGAATCCACATCGGATGCGACCGAGCCAGCGGGCGCCAATCGCCGTCAGGACCCTGAATTGGTTGCTGTGCCAATGGACGATGACCAGGAAATGGTCTTTGGTTGGTTGGGGCTGAATCCTGTGCTTCTGCTGGATCCACCTCCTGATAATGACAACCTGCTCGTGCGTGTGGTGCGACCGGGAGAAGATGCCGACTCGGTCCTTGAAGATGCACGCCAGCAGTTGGCAGCAAGTTCAGGTCGCCGCCGTCGCCGCGGCTCCCGCGGTGGTCGAGGTGGAGCACGCAATGGTTCACCTACTCCAGCACCTTCGCCCGTGTCTGGCCCGGAAATGGCTGAAGAGGCACCATTGCTGGTTGAGATCACTCCGCTTGAGGTGATTCCCGTCAACGACGTTCCGACAGCGTCGCGAACAGTCGCGATATCCGAGTCACCGGTCCCTGAACCTGTTGCAGCAGCAGTTGTCGAGCCTGAGAAGCCCCCTGAAGAGGCCCGCTTAGGTCGTCGTCGCCGACGGTCTTCTGCGACCGCCGAGTGA
- a CDS encoding ribonuclease HII — protein MIAGVDEVGRGCWFGPVFAAAVSLTEAAGNELSDLGLTDSKALSPKRRAALVPEIEARATSWALGQAAARDVDGKGIRVATELAMLRALQKLPHTPELVLVDGVLPLRLWTGPQRTIVRGDSCEASIAAASVLAKEARDALIRRLARRFPGYSLERHAGYGTAQHRAALLASGPTPMHRRTFLTKVFSGV, from the coding sequence GTGATTGCTGGAGTCGATGAGGTGGGCCGTGGATGTTGGTTCGGGCCTGTCTTCGCTGCTGCAGTCAGTCTCACTGAGGCTGCCGGGAATGAACTCTCTGATCTCGGCCTGACCGATAGCAAAGCCCTCTCTCCTAAGCGTCGAGCTGCGCTGGTTCCCGAGATTGAAGCACGAGCGACCAGTTGGGCCCTGGGCCAAGCGGCTGCGCGTGATGTAGATGGGAAGGGGATCAGGGTGGCGACGGAACTCGCCATGCTTCGAGCTCTTCAAAAACTCCCACACACTCCAGAGTTGGTGCTGGTTGACGGAGTCCTGCCCCTGCGCCTCTGGACAGGACCTCAGCGCACCATCGTGCGTGGTGACAGCTGTGAGGCCTCGATCGCTGCGGCCAGCGTTCTGGCAAAGGAAGCGCGCGATGCCTTGATTCGTCGGTTGGCACGACGTTTCCCTGGCTACTCACTGGAACGCCATGCGGGATATGGCACCGCTCAACATCGAGCTGCCCTGTTGGCTTCAGGTCCCACTCCGATGCATCGTCGCACCTTCCTCACCAAGGTGTTCTCCGGGGTCTGA
- a CDS encoding DUF1997 domain-containing protein, whose translation MTLAFHASQHLDLPVANQTKHLRSYLQQEDRVIKALLDARQLDRIAPGRYRYTVTTLQVFQLQVCPVVSLKIKQGDGTISIQATDASLEGLGLVDDFQLSLEALLEVTDQGLQGEAKLGVNVSQPPLLKLIPRRVLESTGESILNGILMTIKGRVGRQLVRDFHDWALQSPSEMTTSPGQRSDPGEHLGEEGATMHRSGT comes from the coding sequence ATGACCCTTGCCTTCCACGCCAGTCAGCATCTCGATCTGCCGGTCGCCAACCAGACCAAGCACCTGCGCAGCTACCTGCAACAGGAAGACCGAGTGATCAAAGCTCTGCTGGATGCGCGTCAGCTCGACCGGATCGCTCCAGGTCGTTACCGATACACCGTCACCACACTGCAAGTGTTTCAGCTGCAGGTCTGTCCTGTCGTTTCACTGAAGATCAAGCAGGGAGATGGAACGATCTCCATTCAGGCGACAGACGCCAGCCTGGAGGGGCTCGGACTTGTGGATGACTTCCAACTGAGCCTGGAAGCGCTTCTGGAAGTGACGGATCAAGGATTGCAGGGCGAGGCCAAACTGGGCGTAAATGTCAGTCAGCCACCACTGCTGAAGCTGATTCCAAGACGGGTGCTGGAAAGCACCGGAGAATCGATCCTGAACGGCATCCTGATGACGATCAAAGGTCGGGTCGGTCGACAGTTGGTGCGAGATTTCCACGACTGGGCTCTGCAATCACCATCCGAGATGACAACAAGTCCGGGGCAGCGCTCAGACCCCGGAGAACACCTTGGTGAGGAAGGTGCGACGATGCATCGGAGTGGGACCTGA
- the pheA gene encoding prephenate dehydratase, with translation MPIRMAFLGPEGTYGERAAKEMIRLEQISDAQLVACTGLRSVVDHVADGRCEAAVVPVENSVEGGVTASLDALWSYPDLCIRRALVLPIRHALLSSGSIESVTEVLSHPQALAQCSGWLATHLPQALQLPTTSTAEAARMVKGSRFRAAIADRSVGELQGLGELAFPVNDVVGNRTRFLLLHRGERLRRGQLASLAFSLHRNAPGALIEALQAIAGLGLNMSRIESRPSKRELGEYVFFVDVELPASGADAVLTKLQTLLHPLCEHLADFGAYPSSEFN, from the coding sequence ATGCCGATTCGGATGGCGTTTCTAGGGCCGGAAGGCACCTATGGAGAGCGAGCGGCCAAAGAAATGATCCGGCTGGAACAGATCAGTGATGCTCAGTTGGTGGCATGCACTGGGCTCCGTTCAGTGGTCGACCACGTGGCTGATGGTCGTTGTGAGGCTGCTGTGGTCCCAGTTGAGAACTCCGTGGAAGGTGGTGTCACGGCCAGTCTTGACGCTCTCTGGTCTTATCCCGATCTGTGCATTCGACGCGCTTTGGTTCTCCCGATCCGGCATGCCCTGCTCAGCAGTGGTTCGATTGAGAGCGTGACGGAGGTGCTGTCTCACCCCCAGGCGCTGGCGCAATGCAGCGGCTGGTTGGCAACCCATTTGCCACAGGCGCTGCAACTCCCGACCACATCCACTGCCGAAGCCGCTCGGATGGTGAAGGGCAGTCGATTCAGAGCAGCGATTGCTGATCGGTCCGTTGGTGAACTGCAGGGTCTTGGTGAACTGGCATTCCCAGTCAATGATGTTGTGGGCAACAGAACGCGCTTTCTGCTGCTTCATCGCGGCGAGCGTCTTCGTAGAGGTCAGCTCGCGAGCCTGGCGTTTTCTCTGCATCGCAATGCTCCTGGGGCCTTGATCGAAGCTCTGCAGGCGATTGCTGGTCTGGGCCTGAATATGAGCAGGATCGAGTCGAGACCGTCGAAGCGTGAGTTGGGTGAATACGTGTTCTTTGTGGATGTGGAATTGCCAGCTTCCGGCGCAGATGCTGTACTGACCAAGCTCCAGACACTTCTCCACCCTCTGTGTGAGCATCTGGCTGATTTCGGCGCTTATCCCAGTTCGGAATTCAACTAA